In one Arachis duranensis cultivar V14167 chromosome 9, aradu.V14167.gnm2.J7QH, whole genome shotgun sequence genomic region, the following are encoded:
- the LOC107466182 gene encoding malate dehydrogenase, cytoplasmic: MAKDPVRVLVTGAAGQIGYALVPMIARGVMLGPDQPVILHMLDIPPAAESLNGVKMELVDAAFPLLKGVVATTDVVEACTGVNIAVMVGGFPRKEGMERKDVMSKNVSIYKSQASALEKHAAANCKVLVVANPANTNALILKEFAPSIPEKNISCLTRLDHNRALGQISERLNVQVSDVKNVIIWGNHSSTQYPDVNHATVRTPAGEKAVRELVADDAWLNGEFITTVQQRGAAIIKARKLSSALSAASAACDHIRDWVLGTPEGTWVSMGVYSDGSYNVPAGLIYSFPVYCQNGEWKIVQGLSIDEFSRKKLDLTAEELSEEKALAYSCLS, from the exons ATGGCCAAGGACCCCGTTCGCGTTCTGGTCACCGGTGCTGCAG GGCAAATTGGGTATGCCCTTGTCCCTATGATTGCTAGGGGAGTAATGCTGGGCCCTGACCAGCCTGTAATCCTCCACATGCTTGATATTCCCCCTGCAGCCGAGTCACTGAATGGCGTTAAGATGGAGTTGGTTGATGCTGCATTTCCCCTTCTTAAAG GTGTGGTTGCTACAACTGATGTGGTTGAGGCATGCACTGGGGTTAACATTGCTGTCATGGTTGGTGGTTTCCCAAGAAAAGAAGGTATGGAGAGGAAAGATGTGATGTCCAAAAATGTCTCAATCTATAAGTCCCAGGCTTCTGCTCTTGAAAAGCATGCTGCTGCAAACTGCAAG GTTCTTGTTGTTGCTAACCCGGCAAACACCAATGCTTTGATCTTGAAGGAATTTGCTCCATCCATTCCtgagaaaaatatttcttgtttgactAGACTGGATCATAACAGGGCCTTGGGTCAAATTTCTGAAAGACTGAATGTTCAAGTTTCGGATGTGAAAAATGTTATTATCTGGGGTAACCACTCATCAACTCAGTACCCTGATGTCAACCATGCAACTGTTAGAACCCCAGCTGGGGAAAAGGCTGTCCGGGAGCTTGTTGCTGATGATGCCTG GTTGAATGGGGAATTCATAACTACTGTCCAACAACGTGGTGCTGCAATCATTAAAGCTAGAAAGCTCTCAAGTGCACTATCTGCTGCCAGTGCTGCATGTGACCACATTAGAGACTGGGTTCTCGGAACTCCCGAG GGTACCTGGGTGTCAATGGGAGTTTACTCTGATGGATCTTACAATGTGCCTGCTGGACTGATCTATTCATTCCCTGTTTACTGTCAAAATGGAGAATGGAAAATTGTTCAAG GACTTTCAATTGATGAGTTCTCAAGGAAGAAACTGGATTTGACAGCAGAAGAGCTCTCTGAGGAGAAGGCTTTGGCATACTCATGCCTCTCTTAG
- the LOC107466183 gene encoding malate dehydrogenase: MAKDPVRVLVTGAAGQIGYALVPMIARGVMLGADQPVILHMLDIPPAAEALNGVKMELVDAAFPLLKGVVATTDVVEACTGVNIAVMVGGFPRKEGMERKDVMSKNVSIYKSQASALEKHAAANCKVLVVANPANTNALILKEFAPSIPEKNISCLTRLDHNRALGQISERLNVQVSDVKNVIIWGNHSSTQYPDVNHATVKTPAGEKAVRELVVDDAWLNGEFITTVQQRGAAIIKARKLSSALSAASAACDHIRDWVLGTPEGTWVSMGVYSDGSYNVPAGLIYSFPVYCQNGEWKIVQGLNIDEFSRKKLDLTAEELSEEKALAYSCLS, from the exons ATGGCCAAAGATCCAGTTCGCGTTCTCGTCACCGGTGCTGCAG GGCAAATCGGGTATGCTCTTGTCCCTATGATTGCTAGGGGAGTGATGCTCGGCGCTGACCAGCCTGTGATCCTTCACATGCTTGATATCCCACCAGCAGCAGAGGCACTGAATGGTGTTAAAATGGAGTTGGTTGATGCTGCATTCCCTCTTCTCAAAG GTGTTGTTGCTACAACTGATGTGGTTGAGGCATGCACTGGTGTCAATATTGCCGTAATGGTTGGTGGCTTCCCAAGGAAAGAAGGTATGGAGAGGAAAGATGTAATGTCCAAAAATGTCTCCATTTACAAGTCCCAGGCTTCTGCTCTTGAAAAGCATGCCGCTGCAAACTGCAAG GTTCTGGTTGTTGCTAACCCAGCAAACACCAATGCTTTGATCTTGAAGGAATTTGCTCCATCCATTCCTGAGAAAAATATTTCCTGTTTGACTAGACTGGATCACAACAGGGCCTTGGGTCAAATTTCTGAAAGACTGAATGTTCAAGTTTCTGATGTGAAAAATGTTATTATCTGGGGTAACCACTCATCAACTCAGTACCCTGATGTCAACCATGCAACTGTTAAAACCCCAGCTGGGGAAAAGGCTGTCCGGGAGCTTGTGGTTGATGATGCCTG GTTGAATGGTGAATTCATAACTACTGTCCAACAACGAGGTGCTGCAATCATTAAAGCTAGAAAGCTCTCCAGTGCACTATCTGCTGCCAGTGCTGCATGTGACCACATTAGAGACTGGGTTCTTGGAACTCCTGAG GGTACCTGGGTGTCGATGGGAGTTTATTCTGATGGATCTTACAATGTGCCTGCTGGACTGATCTATTCATTCCCTGTCTACTGTCAAAATGGAGAATGGAAAATTGTTCAAG GACTTAATATTGATGAGTTCTCAAGGAAGAAACTGGACCTGACAGCAGAAGAGCTCTCCGAGGAGAAGGCCTTGGCTTACTCATGCCTCTCTTAG